TCAGTGAAAGAAACCCGCGACACAGTGACATTTATATTAAGCTTGTGCTGGGCAAGCATCCGCCTCCGTGGGCAAGATGGCTATAACCTGCTTGCCTTTTTCTTGAACCTTCATCTTTAAGGGCATTGTATAATACTGGGCacacaactttttaaattaatccaTGAGTAGTTATTTAGTGCCTTCCAGGTCTCCAGTGTTTGGCTGGCCACATATTGACATGGATGAAACCACAGTATATAGTACAGATAGAATGTAATTAAGTACTCAACTCTACAATAACAAATGTAAATGTTTCAGGAGTGAGAGGAAGGGAGGCTGAACTGGCCCAGAGGTGGAACATAGGCAGGGTCCTGGAGAGCAAGCAGGGATGGAATGTGTGATAAGGCAGGATTCCAGACATGAAAAGGCCAGGGGCTGGCTGGTGTGGGCCAGGTACATCTGCAGAACCAGAGGAGGGCTGGCTGCCCCTAGAGCAGAAGTGCGAAAAGCACAGTCCGTTAGGCTAGGAGGGTCATAAAAGCCATGTGTTGGGTATTATAATCAACAGAAGTGAACAAGGCAGAAATGTCTAGATTCTTTAGAAAGACAGGCACTTTGAAAGTTCTGGAGAGTACTGTGTCCTGATGGAAGTGCTGTGCATGGAATCTGATCTGGCTATGTCCTGAAGAGAGAAGGTAGAGGCCAGAAATCCAAGTGACAGATGCctaggagggaaaagaggaagctGGAATCCAGAAGGCAAGAAGGAGAGCAGAAAAAATGGCGAGACAAGAGTTTGCCCGTGGGAGGACTGACAGACTTGGTGCTCTCTGCAGGCCAGCACCACTGAGCACCATCCATCTCACCATTGTGCACACATCTAGAACTGTCAGCTTCTCACTGGGCAAGTCAGGGCCAGTGGGGTTTGGCTCAGCCTACCTTGATTGGcacaaacagaacagaaatgttttgtgctaaaaaataaatagataaataacaatCGCAATTCATCTGACACCCATCATGTGTTAAAGTCTTACACTCTTCTCTGTGCTCCTCCCAGGAATGCTGTAAGATAAGGTAGTGTGATCTCCTTATAATGAGGGATGTCATCATCCCCAGACCTAGGACCAGACCTGCTGCAGAGTGGGCATTAGATATACACTTGTGGAGTGAGTAATgaacaataaggaaacaaaagctgagggatgAAATGACCTCTCCTAAGTGGGAGAGCTAAAATTCTTATTTAGAACTGGCTGATCCTACTGTGCTACCTGCTcgattttctttgctttgtaaAAAGAATCTTTGAATGAATTTTGGGTGGCTGACAGGGCCCTGGAGAATAACCCTTTAGCACTGAGAAATTCTTCCAGAAGGGATCTTCTAATGAAGGAAATGGACAGACTGAATGAAGTGTCCTCTTGAAGTTCCCTCTGTGTTACACATCAGAATACTGGAATCAGCCAGTGTGAATGAGGTCTCTGTGACCATACCCTAGGCTAAGTCAGCAGAAAGACTCACCTGACTGGGGAAGGTCAGGAAGCCCTAGGATTATATGACAggtactgaggctcagagacccCACCCATTCCCTCATGCTCAACAACAGAGGCCAAGGGCATCAGTGTTTCTGGGACCAGGAAATGGACTCTGCTTTGACTTGGCACTATCGGTCCCTTTATGTCATGACACACTTCCCGGGGGGCCCACTTGATCCTTTCCCATGCATTGAGCCCACCTCTTCCCATACTCCACTCCCCCTGAGAGAAGGGCAGAACAGGCTGTCCCCTTCATCTGGCAGACAGGAACCTGGCTCTGGAGGTTAAGAGCCAGCCAGGATCTCACCCCTGTGACACAACAAAACCAGAGCAGGCGCACATGTCTTCTTTTGTTTACCTTTTACTGGAGAAAATTTGGAGAACACAAAAAtgcacaaggaagaaaataaaaataatggataatCCCACTACCAAGAAATCACCATAGTAAGATCTTATACTTCCTTCCAGACTTTTTTCTTCAACTTCATTTAAAATGGGATACAatgcccagagcatgatcctggagacccataatcaagtcccacgttgggctccctgcatgaagcctgcttctccctctacctgtgtctctgcctctgtgtgtgtgtctctaatgaataaataaataaaatctttaataaaataaaataaaatgggatactATATGTACAACGCTATTGGTAACTTCCTTTTTCACACTGATGTTTGATTTCACTATCCTCATCCTGTCTGACTGCACAGATGGCTGATTGGTTCCTTACCCTTTCCCCCTAGTGTGGGTTCCTGTGAATGCCAACATCACCTCTGTGGTCCTGCGAGCAGTGGATGAGAACAACAACTCACTAGGCCTCTGGGAAAAAGTAGATGAGCTTTGCAACAACAGTGTCCTGTATCACCTGGAGAACCCGAGTGACGAGCTCTTCACAGCAAGCTGGGTATCTCCTAACTCCACGAACATAACCACAATCACGCTACAGTAAGAATCTATCTCTATGTGATTTACTTTGGGCTTTTACAACTGCAGATGGGGTTTATGCAGTTTTACACTGACCTTGGACAACTCAAAACACCCTAGACATGATGTAGAGAATTTAGTAGCTGaattccttttctgccttttctctgtcctACCTTCTACCTACAGGagttcacacacatgcacaaacccCCAGGCAGACTCATCATAGACAGAAAGCTCTGGTCACAGCTGTACGGTGGTTAAAGCCAAAcaggcaaagaaacaaatgaaaacaaaacttattTGGGGAAAGAGACTTCAGGATAGGACCAGGCTCAATTCTGAATACAATGTGGGCAAGTGGGAATTATAGCCAAGAAGCAGGGTGGGAGTCACTGAGAGGAGACAGTTAAGGCCTTATAAGGGGGATTCTGGCTAAACTGACCTAACAGGATTCTTGCAGATAGCAGGCCAGGGCCCTCAGGTATTCCCTGGGAGTGGTAGAGGAGGAAGGACTAGGTATTCGGGGTAAAGGGTGAAAGGTACTTGCTCAACTAACTTAGCAGTGTTCCTACTAAAACTGGATTTTACAAGCAAGTGCACAGATAGGCTTGAGAAGGTTCTAGAGCCTGACAAAAGTTTAAGCAAAGATCTTTGTCACTAGCCATGCTGCTTGCTTCAAATTCTggagaatcattttttaaaatacagattcatttTGGAAACACCAAGTGTGATGATTGTGTCATAAAACTGGCTTCCTAGTGTCATACAAAATGGACATGCTCAGATTGTGAAGTGAAGCCACCTGGGGGCTTGCATTACACTTGAACAAAAAGACGTTCCTCTCAGCTAGCAATGTTATCCAGGTTACTTCAGGTGTCCATGTTGAGAGGCCCTCACACTTTCAGACTGCCACTTTGTACTGAAAGGGCAGGTCAAGCCATGTACCCTGGTCGTGTCCCCTGGGTCTCTGTGGACACTGGTGGTGATGATGCTATCAAGCCATCCTGCCTTCTCCTGCCAAAGGCCTGGTTGGACATAGCTGGCCCTAGAGAGGTAATTTTGCCCACAGTGACTTCGGAAAGTGGAAATCTAAGGGAGCTGCTACATTCCAGACTCAGGAGGACAGCAGCCTCTTCGAAGCCAGCAAAAATTAGTCCAGGCTATGACTTTGCTTTCTCTTACCTCCTTAAAGCCTTCACACTCCATGCTACAACAGATAAAAGGCCCAACTGTGACAACCTGCCACAGAAACagcacattcccacccacagtgcagtCTCCAGACCTCTCTTAAACTGCACTGGCCTCTCTGGTTTGGTCCCTACGCCTAAGAGGAAAGGGGAGCAGCATGTACGATGGGAGAACAGAGAGCAGGGAGCTCactgtgctggggtggggggcccaaTGGGATGTGAAGAGGCTCCTGCCCACAGGGCTCCACAGTGAGTTTTGGGTAGGCAGGGTCTCTATGGAAATAATTGCAGATGTTGAACATCACTCCTCAAGAAAGCATTCCCTAAAACCAGGTCAAGTTCCAGCTTCCTGTTTTCACTCTCATAGCTTCCACTGCTTTGTCATAACACATATCACAATTGGGATCTAATTATTTAACTTGTTTAttgattgttttgtttcaagTCTGTCTCTCTGAAGAGACGGTAAAGTGCCACAAGGGTGAGAACCCTGCCTGTCTCCTCCACCCATGTCCCCTCGGCACCAAGCACGGTGACTGACTTGTGGCTGGAGCACTCTCATTAGTCAACTGTTCAAAGTATGAACAAGAGACTGAAATAATAACAGAACCACTGATCTAAGAACAGCACAAAAAGCTGTACAGATTGTTTAATGAACATTAAGCACCTCCTATGCATCAGGCATTGCTAACAATAGAACCTGTCCTCCTGCTGTGGCAGGATTGGCTCACAGCAAGGCAGTGCAGTTGAGGGGCATGTCTCTCTAATGGAGCTCCATCTGGGTTAATGACAACAGGGAGATATGGCTTCACAAAGGCCACTGTTGAGTATATAGGCAGATGGGACCAGGCCGGAGACAATGGGTGGAATTGGCTTGAACAGTGACCAGGTGTGCGTTCCAGCCTGTGGGGAGTTCAGATGCTGAagatggtggggggtgggtgatGGACAAGAGCTTGACTGGAGCAAGACCACGGAGGATCTTAGTCAAGACAATATTGACCAGACCAACAATGATCTGTTGATTATGCTTGAGAGAACACTAAGGTTGGGATCCTCTGGGAAGGCAGAAAAGGGAGCTAGACTTGGGAGTTCCACAACTGAGAGCCTCACCATTATCTCTCATTGATTTACCCTCCACAGAGCCTTCGCTATTAATTTCTATGATGTGGCtacattttcttctctgcaaCTAGAAAGAAAAGGTAAGTTCTTCTGTGGTCTATTTACACATTTCTGTCAGCCTGGAAAATTACTTGATGAGGGCCCCAGAAGAATCTTCTAATCATGTGTTATCCAGATGTCAGTTGAGTTTCCTAATACCTGAGACCTACAGAAGACAGCTCGACCCTTTATCCTACACCCTGTAGGAAACAAAAGCCATTCCCAAGATTTTTTGCCAATTCCTAGGGGCCTCTAATTCTCACAGCCACCTGTGGCTCCAGACTCCTGCTGCCTCAGGAGCCGTTATGTCCAATACCACATAGATGGATAAAAGAGTCAGCCCTTTAATTTCCACAAAGAATTCCCATTCGCACAAAGCCTTCCTAGGTATAGCAGACTCTAACCAAGGGGCTcaaggggaagaaggggagatTTGCACAAAGAAGCCTTAATAGTGTAGAAATGCTCATACTTTCCTTAGTTCTCAGAGTAGCCTCTGgccaccaccactaccacaaGGGATTTCCACTGACCTTTCATAAGTTGTCGTCCCCAACTTCCAATTATCCTGAAGTTCCTtgtccttctcctcccttctctgttgtcttccttctctcttgcctCCTTCTAGGGAGCTGAAACAAATtcaagaaactgaggtccaggaaAGACCGGTAACTCGTCTGAAACCACAAAGAAAGTAAATGGAGAAACTAGGACTCATAGCCCACATCTTACACTTTCCTCTCACTTTTCTTAGACTTACATCAAAATTATAAAggcaatcatttttaaatattcatttatttacttgagggggggagaaagagagagagagagagagtaggagagtaGGAATAGGGGCAGAAGGGTAGacagagaagctgactccccactcagcagggaagcctgaagcaggactcgatcctaggaccctgagatcatgacgtgagccaaggGAGACACGtaaccaactaggccacccaggtgccccaataatcttttattcttaatgaagtttttaaatacaaagttcAATCAAGAACAAGAAACATTGGTCTTTCTCAATGTCCAGATAACAGATCTTCCTTGGGAGCCCCCCAGTACTGAAATACGTGCAGCATGCTGCCCATCTTCCTGCTGGCCATACACTGCAAATACAGTCACAAGGGATATCTATTTtcaacaataaattttaaagtgtttctgCCTAAGGAAACTATTACGTGAATGCCTTCATGGCTTCCTTGGTGGTTTCCCTCTGTGAAAAGACTGGGGTGTTATTTTCTTCCTGAAGGACATTTTCAAGATGAATACTCATGTaaatgctaagaaagaaaaaaaaaaatgtttgtttccaATCAGGATTCCTTAGGTCCACACTAAtaaaatccagtttaaaaaaaaaaaaaaaggaaggaaggaaggagttgtGTTCAGACTCTGTGGCTCAGTGGGATATTGGTGAAACATCTGCCCTGGGAAACACTAAATGAGTTAAAACAATGCCTCGTAACTGGTAGGCACCCTCCCGCCAGGGTAGAGTGCCTGGGCCTGAGCAAATCATGggacttctctctcctctttccataTAGTTCTCTTTGATCCACATACTCTTGGAGGCATCATAACAAAGCTCCAGTTTttccaggatcagcccctggcCTGGTTCTCTCCAACTCTCTGCAAGGCAACCTCAGAAAACCAAAGGATGGTCAGACCCCTGCACAGGACAATAAGCAGTGCCTCTGAAACCATAGAAAGAGAttcagggggcagcctgggtggctcagcggtttaacgccgccttcagcccagggtatgaccctggagacccaggatcgagtcccacgtcaggctccctgcatggagcctgcttctccctctgcctgtgtctctgcctctctctctctctctctctgtgtctctcatgaataaataaataaaatctttaaaaaaaaaaaaagaaagagattcagGGGTCTGGATGGGGCCTCCAAGCACCTGCTTTAGAGTGGGGGTAGCTGTCCTCAGGTCTGGATGATATCTAGTTCTTATCAACTTTATGTGCAACCTTTGAAATTAGTAAGGAAAAATCTGTGCCATTCTGGATCATATTTGCACTGATTGATCTAATATAACATTAAGGACATGAAGACATTTGAGGACAGACTAACCACCCAACAATAAATTCAGTAGTTGTATaaactcctccccccccccataggATTGGATAGACCTTAAGGGTAGAGAgtgtttcttatttgttttttcttccttgacgTTCTGTACTCCCTAGTTTTCCTCCTCTTTTACATACACTTGGCCACTGAGACGTGTTGACTGAAGTTTGCTCATGAATTTCTGGCTCTGGCCTTTTGTCAGATTAGCCTCCTTTCTCTAGTGTCTCCCCCTCCAAAAGAGGTCCTAATgccattgtgttttgttttgttttgttttccaggcaCAACCACCTCCCAGATTTCAACAACCAGGACAACCTCACATCCAACCCCAACAACAAAACATATCTCCACAACAACCCCACACTCAACCCCGATAACAAAACACATCTCCACAACCACGACAACCCTACAATCAACTCCAACAACAGAACACATCTCCACAACCAAGACAACCCCACACCCGATCCCAAGAACAACCAACTTGGCCAACAGAACCTTCCTCTGCCCCATCACAAGTGCCATTCAGATCCTCCTAGTCTTTCTCACCAGCAAACTCCTCTCCTAGAAGGAAGCTAGGAGAATAATTGGTCCTGCGCCCACTGCATCCTCCTACGTTCAGTCTCAAGCCAGTGCTCTGATAGGTGTGCAAATGAAGACTCTACATTCTCAAATGTACAACTCTACTGCCACTGCTTTGGACCAAAACAGAGACCTGGAGGTCACTTGGTGGAGAGGGTAGCTAGTCCACTCACTGGTGGACTCAGGGCACACAGATGTTCAACTGGATCTCTCAGAACATTAATTAGGCTTTTTGTTAACTACTTAGACCTGGTCTGGGTGTAACCCAGAATTCCGACTCTCGGTATCACAAGCTGACAGCCAATTCCATGGTCAGTGTAAACTTTTGTTCACTGTCAAATATTCCTCTACACCTGAGTCTCtgagggataaaaaaaaaaaaaaaaaa
This window of the Canis lupus dingo isolate Sandy chromosome 5, ASM325472v2, whole genome shotgun sequence genome carries:
- the PLET1 gene encoding placenta-expressed transcript 1 protein translates to MTSHRRSSPGAYKQLQSHRYYPVPGPAVSKQVKTMAVLSSTLLPLRLFLCFGLLCSSASSADDIDSCMLFSEVTTTGQGIMANSDVYESNTNYTVWVPVNANITSVVLRAVDENNNSLGLWEKVDELCNNSVLYHLENPSDELFTASWVSPNSTNITTITLQAFAINFYDVATFSSLQLERKGTTTSQISTTRTTSHPTPTTKHISTTTPHSTPITKHISTTTTTLQSTPTTEHISTTKTTPHPIPRTTNLANRTFLCPITSAIQILLVFLTSKLLS